TCTGCCGAACCAGCTCGAGCAGTTGCGCATCGTCCAGGCGAACGCCGAGTCGGCGGACGGCATGATCAATGTCGTAGAAGTCACGGATCGCCACGTCACGGCGGCATAGGGCCGCGCGGAGCTTCTCGGCCATCGCCTCTTGCTGGGAAAGGCACGGCACGCGCAGAGCCGGTACCAGCGCGGAACCGGAAACCGGGTCGAGGAGAAGCGTCTTCGCCTCTCCTTGCACGACGGGCGT
The nucleotide sequence above comes from Gemmatimonadales bacterium. Encoded proteins:
- a CDS encoding nucleotidyl transferase AbiEii/AbiGii toxin family protein, whose product is TPVVQGEAKTLLLDPVSGSALVPALRVPCLSQQEAMAEKLRAALCRRDVAIRDFYDIDHAVRRLGVRLDDAQLLELVRQKLAVPGNEPLDVSRARLDALLPQVETELKPVLRPADFAAFDLGRAFATVAEVAAALGRTP